The following proteins come from a genomic window of Takifugu rubripes chromosome 11, fTakRub1.2, whole genome shotgun sequence:
- the fzd4 gene encoding frizzled-4, which produces MVFLGSSLLLLLSGLLAALCAVKAFGEELEEMTCDPIRISMCQGLGYNVTKMPNLVGNVLQSDAELQLTTFTPLIQYGCSSQLKFFLCSVYVPMCTVKIPIPIGPCSSMCLSVKKKCFPVLQEFGFIWPEELNCSLFPPQNDHNHMCMEGPGDEDLPYPPLWNPHHQQECHALGSGPDQYIWLKQTESCTLQCGYDSGLYRRGTKVFTDAWMAVWAVLCFLSTTLTVLTFVLDSQRFSYPERPIIFLSMCCNLYSVAYLVRWTLGREHVSCDLEATAVPVLVQEGLKSTGCAIVFLLLYFFGMASSLWWVILTLTWFLAAGLKWGHEAIEMHSSYFHIAAWAIPAVKTIVILIMRLVDADDLTGLCYVGNQQQEALIGFVVAPLATYLLLGTLFICAGLVALFRIRSNLQKDGAKTDKLERLMVKIGVFSVLYTVPASTVIGCYIYQLAHWGEFNTIPQDSYVASEMLRIFMSLLVGITSGMWIWSAKTLHTWQRCSTRLVRDSRASRSGQRAPCTGWIKPGKGNETVV; this is translated from the exons ATGGTGTTCCTAGGGAGTTCACTATTACTCCTGTTGTCCGGGCTTCTCGCTGCGCTCTGCGCTGTGAAGGCTTTTGGCGAAGAATTGGAGGAAATGACATGTGACCCGATACGGATCAGCATGTGCCAGGGTCTTGGTTATAATGTAACCAAGATGCCCAACCTGGTCGGCAACGTGCTGCAGTCGGACGCCGAGCTGCAGCTGACCACCTTCACGCCACTCATCCAGTACGGCTGCTCCAGCCAGCTGAAG TTCTTCCTGTGCTCAGTCTATGTGCCGATGTGTACAGTGAAGATTCCTATCCCCATCGGTCCGTGTTCTAGCATGTGTTTATCTGTCAAGAAAAAATGCTTCCCGGTGCTGCAGGAGTTTGGATTCATATGGCCAGAG GAACTCAACTGTAGTCTCTTCCCACCTCAAAATGACCACAACCACATGTGTATGGAGGGTCCTGGGGATGAGGACCTGCCTTACCCGCCCCTTTGGAATCCTCACCACCAGCAGGAGTGCCATGCCTTGGGTTCTGGACCAGACCAGTACATCTGGTTAAAACAGACCGAAAGCTGCACATTGCAGTGTGGCTATGACAGTGGGCTGTACCGCAGAGGAACTAAAGTCTTTACAGATGCATGGATGGCAGTGTGGGCTGTGCTGTGCTTCCTCTCTACCACCCTGACTGTCTTGACCTTCGTCTTGGATTCACAACGCTTCTCTTACCCAGAAAGACCAATTATCTTCCTATCAATGTGCTGTAATTTGTACAGTGTTGCTTACCTC GTGCGCTGGACTCTGGGGAGAGAACACGTGTCCTGTGATTTGGAGGCAACAGCGGTACCTGTTCTAGTCCAGGAAGGGTTAAAGAGCACAGGTTGTGCCATAGTCTTCCTTCTGCTCTATTTCTTTGGGATGGCTTCCTCTCTCTG GTGGGTAATTCTGACCCTCACTTGGTTCTTAGCTGCCGGACTGAAGTGGGGACATGAAGCCATTGAAATGCACAGCTCGTACTTCCACATAGCAGCCTGGGCCATCCCAGCTGTTAAAACCATTGTCATCCTTATAATGAGGCTGGTGGACGCTGATGACCTCACAGGGCTCTGTTATGTTggcaaccagcagcaggaggctctAATAGGCTTTGTTGTGGCACCACTGGCTACATACCTTCTTCTTG GCACCCTGTTCATCTGTGCTGGCCTGGTAGCGCTCTTCAGAATCCGCTCCAACTTGCAGAAAGATGGAGCTAAAACAGACAAGCTGGAGCGCCTAATGGTGAAGATCGGAGTGTTTTCTGTACTGTACACCGTTCCAGCATCCACTGTCATTGGCTGTTACATTTACCAGCTTGCTCACTGGGGGGAATTCAACACCATCCCCCAGGACTCCTATGTGGCATCGGAAATGCTTCGAATCTTCATGTCCCTGCTTGTAGGCATTACATCGGGCATGTGGATCTGGTCAGCAAAAACCCTTCACACCTGGCAGCGATGCTCTACTCGGCTAGTCAGGGACAGCAGAGCGAGTCGATCGGGCCAAAGGGCACCGTGCACGGGTTGGATCAAACCAgggaaaggaaatgaaacagtGGTATGA